Proteins encoded together in one Carya illinoinensis cultivar Pawnee chromosome 3, C.illinoinensisPawnee_v1, whole genome shotgun sequence window:
- the LOC122303759 gene encoding uncharacterized protein LOC122303759 isoform X2, whose translation MGNSDDGKCFFPLTSLQIGDLQSYLSDLSLFLASESKKLYILVDNRPWLKDPGSRRAQLWQLMVTKSRLSPFANTKARRERKVEKESCCGSNTRKSDKLQKWFSLVDAVTLSHKRVLLPVKKLRNSSLFSSELHSTLYGFIVFEVSWSNVRGINYLNELQTDTCLAIEAKVMQRWEFDTIAQAASSISSWFLGTPSEKKLLKEYLDSAIGEVFYDAEEYFSRGIPIDDNEIACPDDPYVEDNGFHHLGGNFSLYSATDENTSAFHTPPPPTGPYKRRKVMKSISTGVEDNTYSEKIQGEIDNSLENSETCSSDYEDPVEATHYSDVLILFRFNDRDLPFKLGQIIMPDLRLLTLLEAGLPSWVIFLQSYPGFCHLYRPWMCPLARVLYVMMSVVTVLIGFYDLYKNVPVLKATAFRLCGPLLDWIETWEMVSRIKYLGTMLFLHNFQKAVQWFLTITRAARSFLSVFTQPLLQPLLEFFRFFVPVWNELIKVVESFSSVLWIVIGSLFSIVEYVFEILLLPMWFGLRVIWSIATSILYPIFWILWELVYAPVRMVLALASFMVFVSTSIYGMLGEMWQFFSSIFQLASASEATVRTYEVSIWRSLWNDLFSQVFRALRSILNGFVAFFTACNRHRLSIYNHLQEFIQRLFGRSHRSRRIDSRHSRPPASGTQKALEERRKVHIK comes from the exons ATGGGGAATAGTGATGATGGGAAATGCTTTTTCCCCCTCACAAGTTTGCAAATTGG TGACTTGCAGTCTTATCTTTCCGATCTTAGCCTTTTTCTGGCTAGTGAAAGCAAGAAGTTGTATATCTTGGTGGACAATCGACCATGGTTGAAAGACCCAGGCTCGAGACGAGCCCAGTTATGGCAATTGATGGTTACCAAG TCAAGGTTATCTCCTTTTGCAAACACTAAAGCACGGAGGGAGAGAAAGGTAGAAAAGGAGTCTTGTTGCGGATCGAACACTAGAAAATCAGACAAGCTCCAGAAATGGTTCTCATTGGTTGATGCGGTAACGTTGTCCCACAAGAGGGTTCTGCTACCTGTAAAAAAACTTCGCAATTCTTCTCTTTTTAGCAGCGAGTTGCATAGTACCTTGTATGGCTTTATTGTATTTGAAGTTTCATGGAGCAATGTTCGAGGCATCAACTACTTGAATGAGCTTCAG ACTGATACATGTCTGGCTATAGAGGCCAAAGTTATGCAAAGATGGGAATTTGATACTATAGCTCAAGCTGCAAGCTCTATATCTTCATGGTTCTTGGGAACGCCCTCTGAAAAGAAACTCTTGAAAGAGTATCTTGATTCTGCTATAG GAGAAGTATTTTATGACGCTGAAGAATATTTCTCAAGAGGTATCCCTATTGATGATAATGAAATTGCCTGCCCTGATGATCCATATGTTGAGGATAATGGTTTCCACCACCTTGGTGGCAATTTTAGTTTATATTCTGCTACTGATGAAAATACAAGTGCGTTTCACACGCCGCCTCCACCCACTGGGCCTTATAAGAGAAGAAAAGTAATGAAGTCCATTAGTACAGGAGTTGAAGATAATACATACTCTGAGAAAATACAAGGAGAAATTGACAACTCATTAGAAAACTCTGAAACTTGTTCTAGCGATTACGAAGATCCAGTTGAAGCTACCCATTACAGTGATGTCTTGATTTTGTTTCGGTTCAATGACCGTGATCTCCCGTTTAAATTAGGGCAAATAATAATGCCTGATTTGCGGTTACTTACCTTGTTAGAGGCTGGGCTTCCATCCTGGGTTATTTTCCTTCAGTCATACCCAGGTTTTTGCCATCTTTATCGCCCATGGATGTGCCCTTTGGCAAGAGTCTTATATGTTATGATGTCAGTTGTCACTGTTCTTATAGGATTTTATGATTTATACAAAAATGTCCCAGTACTTAAGGCAACTGCTTTTCGTTTGTGTGGGCCTCTGTTGGATTGGATAGAGACTTGGGAGATGGTGTCAAGGATCAAGTACTTGGGAACAATGCTATTCCTACATAATTTTCAGAAGGCTGTTCAGTGGTTTCTTACAATTACACGTGCTGCCCGGTCCTTCCTTTCAGTTTTTACCCAGCCACTGCTACAGCCACTTTTGgaattttttaggttttttgTTCCAGTCTGGAATGAACTTATCAAAGTGGTGGAGAGCTTCTCTTCAGTCCTTTGGATAGTGATTGGGTCCCTTTTCAGTATAGTGGAGTATGTCTTTGAGATCTTACTATTGCCAATGTGGTTTGGCCTGAGAGTTATCTGGAGCATTG CAACATCCATTTTATATCCTATATTTTGGATCCTTTGGGAACTGGTCTATGCTCCGGTTCGCATGGTCCTTGCGTTAGCCAGTTTCATGGTTTTTGTTTCTACCAGCATATATGGGATGCTTGGAGAAATGTGGCAGTTTTTTAGTAGCATCTTTCAGCTTGCTTCAGCTTCTGAGGCAACAGTGAGAACATATGAAGTTTCCATTTGGCGTTCGCTTTGGAATGATCTCTTTTCCCAG GTCTTCCGAGCTCTAAGGAGTATATTAAATGGTTTTGTTGCCTTCTTCACAGCCTGCAACAGGCATCGGCTTAG CATTTATAATCATCTACAAGAGTTTATCCAAAGATTATTTGGTCGAAGCCATAGATCACGACGTATAGATTCAAGACATAGTAGACCACCTGCATCTGGGACTCAAAAGGCA ttagaagaaagaaggaaagttCACATTAAGTGA
- the LOC122303759 gene encoding uncharacterized protein LOC122303759 isoform X3: protein MGNSDDGKCFFPLTSLQIGDLQSYLSDLSLFLASESKKLYILVDNRPWLKDPGSRRAQLWQLMVTKSRLSPFANTKARRERKVEKESCCGSNTRKSDKLQKWFSLVDAVTLSHKRVLLPVKKLRNSSLFSSELHSTLYGFIVFEVSWSNVRGINYLNELQTDTCLAIEAKVMQRWEFDTIAQAASSISSWFLGTPSEKKLLKEYLDSAIGEVFYDAEEYFSRGIPIDDNEIACPDDPYVEDNGFHHLGGNFSLYSATDENTSAFHTPPPPTGPYKRRKVMKSISTGVEDNTYSEKIQGEIDNSLENSETCSSDYEDPVEATHYSDVLILFRFNDRDLPFKLGQIIMPDLRLLTLLEAGLPSWVIFLQSYPGFCHLYRPWMCPLARVLYVMMSVVTVLIGFYDLYKNVPVLKATAFRLCGPLLDWIETWEMVSRIKYLGTMLFLHNFQKAVQWFLTITRAARSFLSVFTQPLLQPLLEFFRFFVPVWNELIKVVESFSSVLWIVIGSLFSIVEYVFEILLLPMWFGLRVIWSIATSILYPIFWILWELVYAPVRMVLALASFMVFVSTSIYGMLGEMWQFFSSIFQLASASEATVRTYEVSIWRSLWNDLFSQVFRALRSILNGFVAFFTACNRHRLRPWFLPRLLQLALSPSRWVTGG from the exons ATGGGGAATAGTGATGATGGGAAATGCTTTTTCCCCCTCACAAGTTTGCAAATTGG TGACTTGCAGTCTTATCTTTCCGATCTTAGCCTTTTTCTGGCTAGTGAAAGCAAGAAGTTGTATATCTTGGTGGACAATCGACCATGGTTGAAAGACCCAGGCTCGAGACGAGCCCAGTTATGGCAATTGATGGTTACCAAG TCAAGGTTATCTCCTTTTGCAAACACTAAAGCACGGAGGGAGAGAAAGGTAGAAAAGGAGTCTTGTTGCGGATCGAACACTAGAAAATCAGACAAGCTCCAGAAATGGTTCTCATTGGTTGATGCGGTAACGTTGTCCCACAAGAGGGTTCTGCTACCTGTAAAAAAACTTCGCAATTCTTCTCTTTTTAGCAGCGAGTTGCATAGTACCTTGTATGGCTTTATTGTATTTGAAGTTTCATGGAGCAATGTTCGAGGCATCAACTACTTGAATGAGCTTCAG ACTGATACATGTCTGGCTATAGAGGCCAAAGTTATGCAAAGATGGGAATTTGATACTATAGCTCAAGCTGCAAGCTCTATATCTTCATGGTTCTTGGGAACGCCCTCTGAAAAGAAACTCTTGAAAGAGTATCTTGATTCTGCTATAG GAGAAGTATTTTATGACGCTGAAGAATATTTCTCAAGAGGTATCCCTATTGATGATAATGAAATTGCCTGCCCTGATGATCCATATGTTGAGGATAATGGTTTCCACCACCTTGGTGGCAATTTTAGTTTATATTCTGCTACTGATGAAAATACAAGTGCGTTTCACACGCCGCCTCCACCCACTGGGCCTTATAAGAGAAGAAAAGTAATGAAGTCCATTAGTACAGGAGTTGAAGATAATACATACTCTGAGAAAATACAAGGAGAAATTGACAACTCATTAGAAAACTCTGAAACTTGTTCTAGCGATTACGAAGATCCAGTTGAAGCTACCCATTACAGTGATGTCTTGATTTTGTTTCGGTTCAATGACCGTGATCTCCCGTTTAAATTAGGGCAAATAATAATGCCTGATTTGCGGTTACTTACCTTGTTAGAGGCTGGGCTTCCATCCTGGGTTATTTTCCTTCAGTCATACCCAGGTTTTTGCCATCTTTATCGCCCATGGATGTGCCCTTTGGCAAGAGTCTTATATGTTATGATGTCAGTTGTCACTGTTCTTATAGGATTTTATGATTTATACAAAAATGTCCCAGTACTTAAGGCAACTGCTTTTCGTTTGTGTGGGCCTCTGTTGGATTGGATAGAGACTTGGGAGATGGTGTCAAGGATCAAGTACTTGGGAACAATGCTATTCCTACATAATTTTCAGAAGGCTGTTCAGTGGTTTCTTACAATTACACGTGCTGCCCGGTCCTTCCTTTCAGTTTTTACCCAGCCACTGCTACAGCCACTTTTGgaattttttaggttttttgTTCCAGTCTGGAATGAACTTATCAAAGTGGTGGAGAGCTTCTCTTCAGTCCTTTGGATAGTGATTGGGTCCCTTTTCAGTATAGTGGAGTATGTCTTTGAGATCTTACTATTGCCAATGTGGTTTGGCCTGAGAGTTATCTGGAGCATTG CAACATCCATTTTATATCCTATATTTTGGATCCTTTGGGAACTGGTCTATGCTCCGGTTCGCATGGTCCTTGCGTTAGCCAGTTTCATGGTTTTTGTTTCTACCAGCATATATGGGATGCTTGGAGAAATGTGGCAGTTTTTTAGTAGCATCTTTCAGCTTGCTTCAGCTTCTGAGGCAACAGTGAGAACATATGAAGTTTCCATTTGGCGTTCGCTTTGGAATGATCTCTTTTCCCAG GTCTTCCGAGCTCTAAGGAGTATATTAAATGGTTTTGTTGCCTTCTTCACAGCCTGCAACAGGCATCGGCTTAG GCCGTGGTTCCTGCCCAGGCTTCTCCAGCTAGCTCTTTCCCCGTCCCGCTGGGTGACAGGAGGGTAG
- the LOC122303759 gene encoding uncharacterized protein LOC122303759 isoform X1 produces MGNSDDGKCFFPLTSLQIGDLQSYLSDLSLFLASESKKLYILVDNRPWLKDPGSRRAQLWQLMVTKSRLSPFANTKARRERKVEKESCCGSNTRKSDKLQKWFSLVDAVTLSHKRVLLPVKKLRNSSLFSSELHSTLYGFIVFEVSWSNVRGINYLNELQTDTCLAIEAKVMQRWEFDTIAQAASSISSWFLGTPSEKKLLKEYLDSAIGEVFYDAEEYFSRGIPIDDNEIACPDDPYVEDNGFHHLGGNFSLYSATDENTSAFHTPPPPTGPYKRRKVMKSISTGVEDNTYSEKIQGEIDNSLENSETCSSDYEDPVEATHYSDVLILFRFNDRDLPFKLGQIIMPDLRLLTLLEAGLPSWVIFLQSYPGFCHLYRPWMCPLARVLYVMMSVVTVLIGFYDLYKNVPVLKATAFRLCGPLLDWIETWEMVSRIKYLGTMLFLHNFQKAVQWFLTITRAARSFLSVFTQPLLQPLLEFFRFFVPVWNELIKVVESFSSVLWIVIGSLFSIVEYVFEILLLPMWFGLRVIWSIATSILYPIFWILWELVYAPVRMVLALASFMVFVSTSIYGMLGEMWQFFSSIFQLASASEATVRTYEVSIWRSLWNDLFSQVFRALRSILNGFVAFFTACNRHRLSIYNHLQEFIQRLFGRSHRSRRIDSRHSRPPASGTQKAVSSCIVKIIDCHFLTEECSKQSKLICCMLLSVCMICPILEVDFPNESNFMVSDVPNEDSCFLFRTYQHILHKSKYN; encoded by the exons ATGGGGAATAGTGATGATGGGAAATGCTTTTTCCCCCTCACAAGTTTGCAAATTGG TGACTTGCAGTCTTATCTTTCCGATCTTAGCCTTTTTCTGGCTAGTGAAAGCAAGAAGTTGTATATCTTGGTGGACAATCGACCATGGTTGAAAGACCCAGGCTCGAGACGAGCCCAGTTATGGCAATTGATGGTTACCAAG TCAAGGTTATCTCCTTTTGCAAACACTAAAGCACGGAGGGAGAGAAAGGTAGAAAAGGAGTCTTGTTGCGGATCGAACACTAGAAAATCAGACAAGCTCCAGAAATGGTTCTCATTGGTTGATGCGGTAACGTTGTCCCACAAGAGGGTTCTGCTACCTGTAAAAAAACTTCGCAATTCTTCTCTTTTTAGCAGCGAGTTGCATAGTACCTTGTATGGCTTTATTGTATTTGAAGTTTCATGGAGCAATGTTCGAGGCATCAACTACTTGAATGAGCTTCAG ACTGATACATGTCTGGCTATAGAGGCCAAAGTTATGCAAAGATGGGAATTTGATACTATAGCTCAAGCTGCAAGCTCTATATCTTCATGGTTCTTGGGAACGCCCTCTGAAAAGAAACTCTTGAAAGAGTATCTTGATTCTGCTATAG GAGAAGTATTTTATGACGCTGAAGAATATTTCTCAAGAGGTATCCCTATTGATGATAATGAAATTGCCTGCCCTGATGATCCATATGTTGAGGATAATGGTTTCCACCACCTTGGTGGCAATTTTAGTTTATATTCTGCTACTGATGAAAATACAAGTGCGTTTCACACGCCGCCTCCACCCACTGGGCCTTATAAGAGAAGAAAAGTAATGAAGTCCATTAGTACAGGAGTTGAAGATAATACATACTCTGAGAAAATACAAGGAGAAATTGACAACTCATTAGAAAACTCTGAAACTTGTTCTAGCGATTACGAAGATCCAGTTGAAGCTACCCATTACAGTGATGTCTTGATTTTGTTTCGGTTCAATGACCGTGATCTCCCGTTTAAATTAGGGCAAATAATAATGCCTGATTTGCGGTTACTTACCTTGTTAGAGGCTGGGCTTCCATCCTGGGTTATTTTCCTTCAGTCATACCCAGGTTTTTGCCATCTTTATCGCCCATGGATGTGCCCTTTGGCAAGAGTCTTATATGTTATGATGTCAGTTGTCACTGTTCTTATAGGATTTTATGATTTATACAAAAATGTCCCAGTACTTAAGGCAACTGCTTTTCGTTTGTGTGGGCCTCTGTTGGATTGGATAGAGACTTGGGAGATGGTGTCAAGGATCAAGTACTTGGGAACAATGCTATTCCTACATAATTTTCAGAAGGCTGTTCAGTGGTTTCTTACAATTACACGTGCTGCCCGGTCCTTCCTTTCAGTTTTTACCCAGCCACTGCTACAGCCACTTTTGgaattttttaggttttttgTTCCAGTCTGGAATGAACTTATCAAAGTGGTGGAGAGCTTCTCTTCAGTCCTTTGGATAGTGATTGGGTCCCTTTTCAGTATAGTGGAGTATGTCTTTGAGATCTTACTATTGCCAATGTGGTTTGGCCTGAGAGTTATCTGGAGCATTG CAACATCCATTTTATATCCTATATTTTGGATCCTTTGGGAACTGGTCTATGCTCCGGTTCGCATGGTCCTTGCGTTAGCCAGTTTCATGGTTTTTGTTTCTACCAGCATATATGGGATGCTTGGAGAAATGTGGCAGTTTTTTAGTAGCATCTTTCAGCTTGCTTCAGCTTCTGAGGCAACAGTGAGAACATATGAAGTTTCCATTTGGCGTTCGCTTTGGAATGATCTCTTTTCCCAG GTCTTCCGAGCTCTAAGGAGTATATTAAATGGTTTTGTTGCCTTCTTCACAGCCTGCAACAGGCATCGGCTTAG CATTTATAATCATCTACAAGAGTTTATCCAAAGATTATTTGGTCGAAGCCATAGATCACGACGTATAGATTCAAGACATAGTAGACCACCTGCATCTGGGACTCAAAAGGCAGTAAGTAGTTGCATTGTGAAGATAATTGACTGCCACTTTCTTACAGAAGAATGTAGCAAACAAAGCAAGTTGATTTGTTGCATGCTACTTTCTGTTTGTATGATATGCCCTATATTGGAGGTCGACTTTCCCAATGAATCAAATTTCATGGTGTCAGATGTGCCAAATGAGGACAGTTGTTTTTTGTTTCGCACTTACCAACATATTCTACACAAATCTAAATACAATTGA